ATCCGAAATACAAACCGTCTCTGCTTCAGCAAAGAATGGCTGAAGCCAAACTTCATGGCAGAAAAACGGGAAAAGGTTTCTATGATTACGCAGAAGGTGCCGAGAAACCGGTTGCTGAAAAAGACGATGCATTATATCAGCAGATCTTTTTAAGAATCATTTCAATGTTGATCAATGAAGCCGTAGAAGCCAAAAGATTAGGAATTGCCAACGATGAAGACATTGAGCTGGCGATGCAGAAAGGAGTAAATTATCCAAAAGGATTATTAAGCTGGGGAAAAGGAATCGGTTATTCAAAAATTTCCGAAACTCTGCAGAATCTTTATGAAGAATATCAGGAAGAAAGGTACAGACAAAGCCCTTTACTTCATAAAATGTAACAATATAATAAATCCAACAATGTAACAATCCATTGAGTATTTTGAATTTCTATTGGTAAACTGTTACATTGATACATTGTTAAATTAAAAAAAATGACGCCGAGACAAATTGCAGATTATATGTTCGGTCAGGATTATTTTTCCCAATGGATGAATATCAAAATGATCGAAGTCAAAGAAAACTATTGCTTAATAGAAATGCCCATCAAGAAAGAGATGATCAATGGGCTTAAAACGGTTCACGGTGGTGTGACGTTCGCTTTTGCAGATTCTGCACTGGCATTTTCATCCAATAATACCGGAGATGCGGCCGTGGCCCTGAACTGTATCATCAATTTTACCAAAGCAGGAAAAGAAGGTGATGTTTTCAGAGCAGAAAGCATTCTGGTGAATGATACCAGAAAAACAGCCGTTTACGACATCAAAATTACCAATCAAAACAATGACTTGATTGCAAAATTCGTCGGAACCGTCTATAAAATTGGAAAAAAAGTAACTGAACTATAAATAAAATGTACCAATTTGAAAATGTACCAATCTACTAATCCAATTGTTACATTGTTAAACTGATACATTGTTAAATTAATAAAAATGAACAACGTATATATCATAGACTACGTAAGAACACCAATTTCAAAATTACAGGGCGGGTTATCAGAAGTAAGAGCTGATGATTTGGCTGCAGTAGTTATCAAAGAAGTTATGGACAGAAATCCTGAAGTTCCTGCTGAGGAAATTGAGGACGTTATTTTCGGGTGTGCCAACCAGGCAGGAGAAGATAACCGTAACGTAGCGAGAATGGCTCTTTTATTGGCAGGGTTGCCTTACAAAATCGGAGGGGAAACAGTAAACAGGCTTTGTGCTTCAGGAATGTCCGCGGTGGCTAATGCTTTCCGTTCCATTGCTGCGGGAGAAGGTGAAATTTATATTGCAGGCGGCGTAGAACACATGACCCGTTCGCCTTACGTAATGTCTAAGCCGGGTGCTGCTTTCGGAAGAGACAGCCAGATGTTTGACACCACTTTCGGATGGCGTTTTGTTAATCCTAAAATGAAAGAAATGTACGGGGTAGACGGAATGGGGGAAACAGCAGAGAATCTTGCAGATATGCACAATATCAGCAGAGAAGATCAGGATAAATTTGCCCTTTGGTCTCAGCAGAAAGCTACAAAAGCTCAGCAAAGCGGAAGACTGGCGGAAGAAATTGTAAAAGTTGAAATTCCTCAGAAAAAAGGCGAGCCTAAAATTTTTGATCAGGATGAATTCATTAAACCTACTTCTTCTATGGAAGGTTTAGGAAAACTTCGTCCGGCTTTCAGAAAAGAAGGAACCGTAACCGCAGGAAATGCTTCAGGAATGAATGACGGAGCAGCAGCTCTTATCCTGGCCAGTGAAGAAGCCGTGAAAAAATATGGTTTAAAACCAAAAGCGAAGATTTTAGGATCTGCAGTAGCTGGCGTAGAGCCTAGAATTATGGGGATTGGACCAGTAGAGGCCGCCCAAAAATTATTAAAAAGATTAAATCTTTCTCTGAACGATATGGACATCATTGAACTGAACGAAGCATTTGCAGCACAGGCTTTAGCCGTGACTAGAAGCTTAGGTTTGAAAGATGATGATTCCAGAGTGAATCCAAACGGAGGAGCTATTGCCATTGGCCACCCACTGGGAGTTTCCGGAGCAAGAATCATTGGTTCTGCCGCTATGGAACTTCAGAAGCAAGATAAGAAATATGCATTGTGTACCCTTTGTATCGGTGTAGGACAAGGCTATGCAATGGTCATTGAAAAAGTATAACTTTTTCAATAATGTAACAATATAGAAATGTAACAATGTAACAATTCCTATGATATGAGCCTTTCGAAGAATTTCTCATTGGTAAACTGTTAGATTGATACATTGTTAAATTAAATTTTTAACAAAAAATTTTATGAACATCTACTCATACCACGGTATCCGTCCCATCATCAAACCTTCTGCCTATATTCATCCGCAGGCCGTGATCATCGGAAATGTGGAAATCGGCGAAGAAGTATATATCGGTCCCAATGCTGTGATCCGCGGTGACTGGGGGAAAATTATTATTAAAGATGGAGCCAACGTCCAGGAAAACTGTACCCTTCATGTGTTCCCGAATATTGAGACCATCCTGGAAGAATCAGCCCATATTGGTCACGGAGCGATCATCCATTCCGGGCATATCGGTAAAAACTGTCTTGTAGGAATGAATTCGGTAGTGATGGATAAAGCCGTTATCGGTGACGAATGCATCATCGGAGCTCTGGCTTTTGTTCCTGCTAATTTCAGATGTGAACCTAGAAAATTAATTGTGGGAAGCCCTGCCAAAATTATCCGTGATGTTTCCGATGAAATGATCCATTGGAAAACCGAAGGAACCAAACTCTATCAACAGCTGGCAAGAGAAGGAAAAGAGGCTATTCTTCCATGTGAACCGTTTTCTGAATATGTAGAACAGATTCCTACCAAAACTGTTGATTACAGCATTTGGGCAGATTTAAAATAAATTAAAAACAGAAAATTAATGATTAAAAAGATTCTCATAGCCTGTAGCCTGCTGTTTGCCTTTCAATTCATGGTTTTAGCCCAGAATGAAAAAGCAAAACCGTTGACTATCGGAGAGGTCAGGACACTCAAGTCTAAAATCTTAAATGAAGACAGAACTTTAAATATTTATCTTCCCCAGGGTTTTGATAAAGCAAAGTCATATCCGGTGATCTATCTGCTGGATGGCTCAATGAATGAAGACTTCATTCATGTTTCTGGGTTGGTACAGTTCTTTAATCAAATGTATGCAATGCCTGAAACCATCGTGGTAGGAATTGCCAATATCGACAGAAAAAGAGATTTTACCTTTCATACCGATCTTAAGGATTTACAAAAAGATTACCCTACGACAGGCCATTCAGACAAGTTTATTGATTTTCTGGAAAAAGAATTACTTCCTTACATCGGAAGCCAGTATAAAACAACAGAGAAATATCTATTCGGGCAGTCCCTGGGAGGGCTTCTGGCAACAGAAATCTTGTTGAAAAAGCCTGAAATGTTCAATAACTATTTTATCATCAGTCCAAGTTTGTGGTGGGACGATCAGAGCTTATTAAAACAGGCTCCGCAATTGCTTTCCAAAAGCCAGGATACTAATAAATTTATTTACGTTTCTGTAGGAAAAGACGAACATCCTGTGATGGTAAAAGACGCAGGATCTCTTTATGATGTAATGAAACAGGCTGGTAAAAAGAACTGGACTGTGGAATATAAAATGATGGAAACAGACAATCATGCGACCATTCTTCACCGAAGTTTGTATGAAGGTTTGGTGAAACTATTCCCATACAGGGAACCGAAATAAAGACTTTGAAATGATACCTTTTCTGAAGAGATATTGGAGTTTCCTGTTCATTGCTCTCATCGGAATCAATTATGCAGGATTCTATTTGCTGAAAGAATTATTAGGTATTTCCGATGCATTGGAGCATGTAGAATCAGAACATGTGATCAGAAAGCTGAAACAGAAGGATTTTTTATATACCCTCTTTGCAGATGCAGTCCTGATTATGGATTTTTCCCTTGTTCTGTTGCTGCTGTTTGTGGCAGGAAGGAAAATGGTACAACTCATTATTAAAAAATAAAGTCAGTAAAAAGTTAAAAATAATATGGAAAAACTGAAAAATTACATCTACGGAGAATGGGTAGAAGGTACCGGAAACGGAATGCCTTTATACAATGCCGTTACAGGCGAGCAGGTTGCTGTTTCAGATACAGAAGGGCTTAATTTTGAGCAGGCCCTTGACTACGGAAGAACAGTAGGCTACAAAAACCTTTCTTCCATGACGTTTTATGACAGAGGAGAGATGCTGAAAAAAGTGGCTCTTTATCTTTTGGAAAGAAAGAAAAAATATTACGAATTATCATATAAAACCGGAGCTACCCACGCAGATTCATGGGTAGATATAGAAGGAGGTTTCGGCACTTTCTTTACCTATTCCGGATTGGCAAAAAGAATGCTTCCAAACACTCCGTTTTGGGTGGATGGGGAAACTCAGAAAATCTCTGCCAACGGAACTTTTCTGGGAACTCATATTCTTACACCAAGTGAAGGGGTTTCTATACAGATCAATGCCTATAACTTTCCGGTTTGGGGAATGCTGGAAAAATTGTCAACATCCCTGTTGGCAGGTGTTCCTTCCATTGTAAAGCCATCTCCTTACGGTTCTTACTTAACGAATGCTGTTTTTCAGGATATGATCGAAAGTGGAGTGCTTCCGGAAGGTGCACTTCAATTGGTTTGCGGTGAGCCAGGAAATATCCTGGATTATGTTCAGGATGGTGATTCTGTGCTGTTCACCGGTTCTGCCCATACAGGAAGAAAACTGAAATCAATGCCTTCCATCGCAGGCAATGCAGTGCGTTTCAATATGGAAGCAGATTCACTCAACTGCTCCATTTTAGGTTTGGATGCAAAACCGGGCACTCCGGAATTTGATCTGTTCATTAAAGAAGTACGTACTGAAATGACCACAAAAGCAGGGCAGAAATGTACGGCAATCAGAAGAATTATTGTCCCTGAGCACCTCATCGGAGATGTTCAGAATGCTTTGTCTAAAGCTTTAGATCAAACCAAAATCGGAAACCCGTTAAGCAGAGAAACCAGAATGGGATCACTGGTAGGGAAACAGCAGTATGATGAGGTCGTTAGAAAAGTAAATATTTTAAAATCTGAAACCGAACTAATTTACGACGGAAAGCATGAGCTTGTAGATGCAGATTATGACAATGGAGCATTTATGAGCCCGAAACTGTTCTTAAACGATAAGCCTTTTGAGAAAAACATCTCTCACGATGTAGAAGCGTTCGGACCGGTTTCTACGTTAATGCCTTACAAAGATGCCGAAGAAGCAGCAGCTCTTGCTAAAAGAGGAAAAGGAAGCTTGGTAGGTTCTATTATTTCACATGATGAAAACTTTATCGCAGAAACGTCATGGAAAATGGCTTCCCAGCACGGCAGAATTTTTGTTCTGAACAGAGATAACGCCAAAGAAAGTACAGGTCACGGTTCACCGCTGCCTACACTGATGCATGGTGGTCCGGGAAGAGCTGGTGGAGGTGAGGAAATGGGCGGACTGAACGGTCTTCATTTCTTCCTTCAGAAAACAGCAATTCAGGGTTCTCCGGATGTGTTGAAGGCGATTACAAAAGTATATCAGCAGGGTGCAGAGAAAAAATTCTCAGACAAGCATCCGTTTCAGAAATATTTTGAAGAAGTGGAAGTAGGAGATTCACTGGAAACGGCAGGAAGAACCGTTACTGATGCGGATATCGTTAATTTCTCCAACGTTTCATGGGATCATTTCTATGCCCATACTGATGCAACCAGCTTAACCGGAACTATTTTCGACAAAACAGTTGCTCACGGATATTTCATCCTTTCTGCAGCAGCAGGGCTCTTCGTTTCAGGGAAAAAAGGACCTGTTATTGCAAACTATGGATTGGAAAACTGTTCATTCTTTAAACCCGTTTATGCAGGAGATACTATCACAGTGTATTTAACAGCAAAAGAAAAAATAAACAGAGGGGTAAAAGGAAGAAACATTCCTTCAGGCGTTGTAAAATGGCTGGTAGAAGTGGTGAATCAAAGAGATGAAATCGTTTGTGTAGCGACGATCTTAACATTGGTGGCAAAACATTCTCCTTTCATCGATCTGAATGTGAAAAATGTTCAGAAGATATTAGGAGGTTTAACAGAAAGCACACAGCCAAGTTGGGGTAAAATGTCTCCTCAGCAAATGATCGAACATCTGGAACATGGTGTTCTGGTAAGTTTAGGTGAGCCGGAGGCCGACAAATGTTTCACACCGGAAGAACAGTTGGAAAAATGGCAGGATTCACTTTATAACCATAGAAAAATGCCGAAAGATTTCCCTGCTCCATTCCTGGCTGAAGATGAAACCTTATTGGAATTGAAGCATAAAAATCTGGATGCTGCCAAACAGTCTTTCCTGGATAACTTACAAAGATTTACAGTGTATTACAGAGAAAATCCACAAGCAGAGCATATGAATTTTGTATTTGGAAAACTGAATAAAGAAATGTGGGAACTGATGCATAAAAAGCATTTTACCCATCACTTTGAACAGTTTGGATTGATTTAATTCAAAATAAAATATAAATTTATGATCCCTTTTGGTTTTTACTGAAAGGGATTTTTTTAACCTTGACAAGGATTTTAATTACTTTTACAGTACAATCAGAATCTCATTATTTAAAACAAGATATGGAACTACAATTTTTCAAAGACTTTGACTTTACGGATTTCTGGAACGAAAGCAGTTACTCCGTGAGAGATTATATCGAACCGTTTCCGGATGATGAGCTTATTGCTTCCGTAGAAGAAGAGCTTGGCTACAAACTTCCGGCTTCTTAAATTGAACTGATGAGACTGCAGAACGGCGGGTTGGTTGATAAATCCTGTTTTCCTACATCAGAAGAGAACTCTTGGGCAGATGATCATATTGCCATTACCGGAATTATGGGAATCGGAAGAGAGAAAACCTATTCCATTTGTGGAGAACTCGGAAGCCAATTCATGATCGATGAGTGGGGATATCCGGCAATCGGTGTTTATATATGCGACTGTCCTTCAGCAGGACATGATATGGTTATGCTGGATTATTCCAATTGTGGAAAAGATGGAGAGCCTGAAGTGGTTCACATTGATCAGGAAGATGATTATAAAAAGATATTGCTGGCCAAAGACTTTGAAACTTTCATAAAAGGATTGAAATCTGAAGAAGAATTTGACGGGGAATAAATAAACAGGTACTTTTAAACTTTAAAACAAATCAAAAGACAAAACAATGAACGAAAGCTGGATGCAAAAATGGGAAGAGGTAAAAGATATTCTTACCTGTCCTACAGATTTGGAAACTTATTTTACTTCAGATGAAATTCTGGAACAAAAACTGGAAGTAATGAAAATTGGAAATGTTTCTCTTCCTTCCGGAAAAGTGGTGGTGAGAGATCCATTGGTTTCTCTTAATGCCAATCAATCACCTTATTTTATTCAGGCCCCAAAGGGAAATTTCCCTGTCACCATTGCTGTGGTAAAATCTGAAGACTGGGGAGACAGATATGCCGTTGTAAAAGTTGAATTTACCAAAGAAAAACCTGTTGTTTACAGAGAAGCGCTCATCGGAATTGAAGAGTTGGAGGATATAACGGAAGACGATTTTTTTGGTTTCGGAGTGGATGCTGGTTTAGGCTGTATTACTGATGCAGAAGT
The Chryseobacterium sp. W4I1 DNA segment above includes these coding regions:
- a CDS encoding DUF4241 domain-containing protein, which gives rise to MNESWMQKWEEVKDILTCPTDLETYFTSDEILEQKLEVMKIGNVSLPSGKVVVRDPLVSLNANQSPYFIQAPKGNFPVTIAVVKSEDWGDRYAVVKVEFTKEKPVVYREALIGIEELEDITEDDFFGFGVDAGLGCITDAEVLPFVDQFVDEKDFDNIYDDYFSGLFAQSYKDNPNNQREAGDWINWTVPGTNYQIPMFASGFGDGGYPVYFAYDTNGEICGLYIQFIDIELVLSEEGDEEDYKDDDDQPENFIFLKN
- a CDS encoding transferase hexapeptide repeat family protein — translated: MNIYSYHGIRPIIKPSAYIHPQAVIIGNVEIGEEVYIGPNAVIRGDWGKIIIKDGANVQENCTLHVFPNIETILEESAHIGHGAIIHSGHIGKNCLVGMNSVVMDKAVIGDECIIGALAFVPANFRCEPRKLIVGSPAKIIRDVSDEMIHWKTEGTKLYQQLAREGKEAILPCEPFSEYVEQIPTKTVDYSIWADLK
- a CDS encoding alpha/beta hydrolase, which encodes MIKKILIACSLLFAFQFMVLAQNEKAKPLTIGEVRTLKSKILNEDRTLNIYLPQGFDKAKSYPVIYLLDGSMNEDFIHVSGLVQFFNQMYAMPETIVVGIANIDRKRDFTFHTDLKDLQKDYPTTGHSDKFIDFLEKELLPYIGSQYKTTEKYLFGQSLGGLLATEILLKKPEMFNNYFIISPSLWWDDQSLLKQAPQLLSKSQDTNKFIYVSVGKDEHPVMVKDAGSLYDVMKQAGKKNWTVEYKMMETDNHATILHRSLYEGLVKLFPYREPK
- a CDS encoding PaaI family thioesterase; translated protein: MTPRQIADYMFGQDYFSQWMNIKMIEVKENYCLIEMPIKKEMINGLKTVHGGVTFAFADSALAFSSNNTGDAAVALNCIINFTKAGKEGDVFRAESILVNDTRKTAVYDIKITNQNNDLIAKFVGTVYKIGKKVTEL
- the pcaF gene encoding 3-oxoadipyl-CoA thiolase; amino-acid sequence: MNNVYIIDYVRTPISKLQGGLSEVRADDLAAVVIKEVMDRNPEVPAEEIEDVIFGCANQAGEDNRNVARMALLLAGLPYKIGGETVNRLCASGMSAVANAFRSIAAGEGEIYIAGGVEHMTRSPYVMSKPGAAFGRDSQMFDTTFGWRFVNPKMKEMYGVDGMGETAENLADMHNISREDQDKFALWSQQKATKAQQSGRLAEEIVKVEIPQKKGEPKIFDQDEFIKPTSSMEGLGKLRPAFRKEGTVTAGNASGMNDGAAALILASEEAVKKYGLKPKAKILGSAVAGVEPRIMGIGPVEAAQKLLKRLNLSLNDMDIIELNEAFAAQALAVTRSLGLKDDDSRVNPNGGAIAIGHPLGVSGARIIGSAAMELQKQDKKYALCTLCIGVGQGYAMVIEKV
- the paaZ gene encoding phenylacetic acid degradation bifunctional protein PaaZ, with protein sequence MEKLKNYIYGEWVEGTGNGMPLYNAVTGEQVAVSDTEGLNFEQALDYGRTVGYKNLSSMTFYDRGEMLKKVALYLLERKKKYYELSYKTGATHADSWVDIEGGFGTFFTYSGLAKRMLPNTPFWVDGETQKISANGTFLGTHILTPSEGVSIQINAYNFPVWGMLEKLSTSLLAGVPSIVKPSPYGSYLTNAVFQDMIESGVLPEGALQLVCGEPGNILDYVQDGDSVLFTGSAHTGRKLKSMPSIAGNAVRFNMEADSLNCSILGLDAKPGTPEFDLFIKEVRTEMTTKAGQKCTAIRRIIVPEHLIGDVQNALSKALDQTKIGNPLSRETRMGSLVGKQQYDEVVRKVNILKSETELIYDGKHELVDADYDNGAFMSPKLFLNDKPFEKNISHDVEAFGPVSTLMPYKDAEEAAALAKRGKGSLVGSIISHDENFIAETSWKMASQHGRIFVLNRDNAKESTGHGSPLPTLMHGGPGRAGGGEEMGGLNGLHFFLQKTAIQGSPDVLKAITKVYQQGAEKKFSDKHPFQKYFEEVEVGDSLETAGRTVTDADIVNFSNVSWDHFYAHTDATSLTGTIFDKTVAHGYFILSAAAGLFVSGKKGPVIANYGLENCSFFKPVYAGDTITVYLTAKEKINRGVKGRNIPSGVVKWLVEVVNQRDEIVCVATILTLVAKHSPFIDLNVKNVQKILGGLTESTQPSWGKMSPQQMIEHLEHGVLVSLGEPEADKCFTPEEQLEKWQDSLYNHRKMPKDFPAPFLAEDETLLELKHKNLDAAKQSFLDNLQRFTVYYRENPQAEHMNFVFGKLNKEMWELMHKKHFTHHFEQFGLI
- a CDS encoding SMI1/KNR4 family protein, with translation MRLQNGGLVDKSCFPTSEENSWADDHIAITGIMGIGREKTYSICGELGSQFMIDEWGYPAIGVYICDCPSAGHDMVMLDYSNCGKDGEPEVVHIDQEDDYKKILLAKDFETFIKGLKSEEEFDGE